The following coding sequences are from one Bacteroidales bacterium WCE2008 window:
- a CDS encoding tRNA (Guanine37-N(1)-) methyltransferase, with protein MRIDILTVVPELLESPLSHSIVGRAIKKGLVEIHIHNIRKYGLGPRQTVDDYCYGGDAGMVMMVEPVYKMIKELTDERHYDEIIYMSPDGEMLDQGIANELSLKENIILLCGHYKGIDHRIRENLVTREISVGDYVVSGGEIPAALLADSIIRLIPGALSDETSALSDSFQDGLLSPPVYTRPAEFNGWKVPDVLLSGNPKLIQAWQDEQALERTKALRPGLLSKKS; from the coding sequence ATGAGAATAGATATACTTACTGTCGTTCCTGAATTGCTTGAAAGTCCTTTGAGTCACTCGATTGTCGGGCGGGCCATCAAAAAGGGACTCGTAGAGATCCATATCCACAATATCAGGAAATATGGTCTCGGGCCGAGACAGACCGTCGACGACTATTGCTACGGCGGCGACGCCGGCATGGTCATGATGGTAGAGCCGGTCTACAAGATGATCAAAGAACTGACTGACGAGAGGCACTATGACGAGATCATCTACATGTCGCCGGACGGCGAGATGCTGGATCAGGGAATCGCCAACGAACTCTCCCTCAAAGAGAACATAATACTGCTCTGCGGTCACTATAAAGGCATCGACCATCGTATCCGCGAAAATCTGGTCACCAGGGAGATTTCAGTCGGCGACTATGTCGTCAGCGGCGGCGAGATTCCGGCAGCCCTGCTTGCCGATTCGATAATCCGTCTCATTCCTGGAGCCCTGTCCGACGAGACATCCGCTCTCAGCGACAGCTTCCAGGACGGCCTTCTATCTCCTCCTGTCTATACCAGACCGGCGGAATTCAACGGCTGGAAAGTGCCTGACGTACTGCTCAGTGGCAATCCCAAGCTGATCCAGGCATGGCAGGACGAACAGGCACTCGAAAGGACCAAAGCACTGCGTCCGGGACTTCTTTCGAAAAAATCTTAA
- a CDS encoding YidC/Oxa1 family membrane protein insertase, translated as MNNKNTFIAYALIFVILGGYFWYDSTQRQKQAIYQAYVDSLAQVENEIQRKADSAAIAALYPEDTLQLAQEAVQEASTPVFRDSLLNNSYASEGAVVTLQNDKLELQFNSKGAQPWAARVKDYRNYDGSDLYIFHPGDSKMGISVYAGEYVNTADFVFEIASQTDSSVVFRLPFARGGYIEQSYTLAKDSYLVKDNLSFVGMDKVIPMNVSMYDLEWNVTIPRMEKGYKSEVQYSKIDYNFDDETKPEALAKGRKGEKRIDNRLSWFAFHQQFFSAIMRSEDQFASGEFSADFLPEEDPGRKLMTCEAKMRADFRPGADFTAGYEFYFGPNHYQTLRSFGHKYEKTIPLGGWLVGWFTKGIIIPVFNLLHKSWNIANFGIIILIMTLFIKLVVAPFTFKSYSSTAKMQALKPEIEKINAKYPDQNDAMKKQQATMELYKRAGVNPMGGCLPMLFQMPILWAMFRFFPASIELRQQSFLWADDLSGYDSFINFGSRIPLLGDHISLFALLMAVSMFFYSKFTMSGQTASNDPNAASMKFMSLYMMPIMMFFICNSLSAGLSYYYLLSNIITMIETFFIKKFFVHPEQILAKVKASEGKPLPKSKWQQRLEEAQKMQQQALREQQKKQRR; from the coding sequence GTGAATAATAAGAATACTTTTATTGCATACGCACTGATTTTCGTCATACTTGGAGGTTATTTCTGGTATGACTCGACGCAGAGACAGAAGCAGGCGATATATCAGGCTTATGTAGACTCTCTGGCACAGGTAGAAAACGAAATCCAGCGAAAGGCTGACTCTGCAGCTATCGCCGCCCTCTATCCGGAAGATACCCTCCAGCTCGCTCAGGAGGCAGTCCAGGAGGCTTCCACGCCAGTTTTCAGGGATTCCCTGCTTAACAATTCATACGCATCGGAAGGTGCTGTCGTGACCCTTCAGAACGACAAGCTCGAGCTTCAGTTCAACAGCAAGGGAGCGCAGCCATGGGCCGCCAGGGTCAAGGACTATCGCAACTACGACGGATCCGACCTCTATATCTTCCATCCTGGAGACAGCAAGATGGGCATCTCCGTCTATGCAGGAGAATATGTCAACACTGCTGACTTCGTATTCGAAATCGCCAGCCAGACCGACTCTTCGGTCGTATTCAGGCTCCCGTTCGCACGTGGGGGATATATCGAGCAGAGCTATACTCTCGCCAAGGATTCATATCTCGTGAAGGACAACCTCTCATTCGTCGGCATGGACAAGGTCATCCCGATGAACGTAAGCATGTACGATCTTGAATGGAACGTCACCATTCCGAGAATGGAGAAGGGTTACAAGTCTGAGGTGCAGTACTCCAAGATAGACTATAACTTTGACGACGAGACCAAGCCGGAAGCGCTTGCCAAGGGCAGGAAAGGCGAAAAGAGGATCGACAACCGCCTGAGCTGGTTTGCGTTCCACCAGCAGTTCTTCTCTGCAATCATGAGGTCTGAGGACCAGTTCGCGTCCGGAGAGTTTTCGGCTGATTTCCTCCCTGAGGAGGATCCGGGCCGCAAGCTTATGACATGCGAGGCCAAGATGCGTGCGGACTTCCGTCCGGGCGCCGACTTCACTGCCGGCTACGAATTCTATTTCGGACCGAACCATTACCAGACTCTTCGCTCGTTCGGACATAAATATGAGAAGACCATTCCTCTAGGAGGATGGCTTGTAGGCTGGTTTACCAAGGGTATCATCATCCCTGTCTTCAACTTGCTCCACAAGTCTTGGAATATCGCGAATTTCGGTATCATCATCCTTATAATGACTCTGTTCATCAAGCTGGTGGTGGCTCCGTTTACTTTCAAGTCTTATTCTTCGACCGCCAAGATGCAGGCCCTCAAGCCGGAAATCGAGAAGATCAACGCCAAGTATCCTGACCAGAACGATGCGATGAAGAAGCAGCAGGCAACCATGGAGCTGTACAAACGGGCGGGAGTCAACCCTATGGGCGGCTGCCTTCCGATGCTGTTCCAGATGCCTATCCTCTGGGCGATGTTCAGGTTCTTCCCTGCATCAATCGAGCTTCGTCAGCAGAGTTTCCTCTGGGCTGATGACTTGAGCGGCTATGATTCATTCATCAACTTCGGCTCAAGGATTCCGCTTCTCGGAGACCATATCTCCCTGTTCGCCCTCCTGATGGCCGTTTCGATGTTCTTCTACTCGAAGTTCACCATGTCAGGCCAGACGGCAAGCAACGATCCGAATGCCGCTTCCATGAAGTTCATGAGCCTGTACATGATGCCGATCATGATGTTCTTCATCTGTAACTCACTCTCGGCAGGCTTGAGCTACTACTACCTGCTCTCCAACATAATCACCATGATCGAGACCTTCTTCATCAAGAAGTTCTTCGTCCATCCGGAGCAGATCCTCGCCAAGGTGAAGGCGTCAGAGGGCAAGCCGCTCCCTAAGAGCAAGTGGCAGCAGAGACTGGAAGAAGCCCAGAAAATGCAGCAGCAGGCTCTCCGCGAACAGCAGAAGAAACAGCGTCGATAG
- a CDS encoding Predicted membrane protein, producing MHFRYIIDWKALFLTLALACFLVPDASSQNHSVKRIEVDAVLHKDGSAEITQYWEVSVTTGTEWYVPVQLLDNMAVSDLTVSEDGRKFVTTDTWVVNRNITEKFNRCGIRERSRNNVELCWGIGNYGPHRWKVSFRITGLVQSYKDYDGFNYEFINTDNFCDRESATVSITAPSCGLTSSNTRVWSSGFTGDADLLPDGTILAAPDGILPKNSNMTVTCRFDKGIFFPDMSRQTFFYKVRQNRDADSTWKFFLLLFVPVLAGLGWIIFDGVVLGRKYRKSIYGRRKIDVRWPDIPLEGRIGVSFFIYRGGWRFGADNSEMTVIGATFLKWILAGVIKVQADPAKPSRIIMHITGKDPMFENEVERVMYEQTLEVAGKSMKLTAADFGKWTSRHHSSVENMRDLMMNDSMAWLKSRNILESPHKATPQGRPENLGVIALKNYLTDFVEDDNPEMLDRKRWNEYLIFAQLFGIAEDVVAKLREIAPAEFEEYCKELEMDSVLFATMISNVRGMSARAFLTPDTRKNADHRFCHGCRRS from the coding sequence ATGCATTTTAGATATATTATCGACTGGAAAGCTCTTTTCTTGACGCTGGCTCTGGCATGTTTCCTTGTCCCGGATGCCAGTTCCCAGAATCATTCAGTCAAGCGCATAGAAGTGGACGCCGTTCTCCATAAGGATGGCTCTGCGGAGATTACCCAGTACTGGGAAGTATCGGTAACTACAGGTACTGAATGGTATGTGCCTGTTCAACTCCTTGACAACATGGCTGTGTCGGATCTCACTGTATCGGAAGACGGAAGGAAGTTCGTGACAACTGATACATGGGTCGTGAACAGGAATATTACCGAAAAATTCAACCGATGCGGTATAAGGGAAAGAAGCCGTAACAATGTAGAGTTGTGCTGGGGCATAGGTAATTACGGGCCGCACAGGTGGAAAGTCTCTTTCCGGATTACCGGACTTGTGCAGTCCTACAAGGATTATGACGGTTTCAATTACGAATTCATAAATACGGACAATTTCTGTGACAGGGAATCTGCCACTGTGTCGATAACGGCCCCGTCATGCGGACTGACGTCATCAAATACGAGAGTATGGTCCTCCGGATTTACCGGTGACGCGGACCTTCTTCCCGACGGAACCATATTGGCCGCCCCTGACGGCATCCTTCCGAAGAACTCCAACATGACCGTCACCTGTCGTTTCGACAAGGGAATCTTCTTCCCGGATATGAGCCGGCAGACTTTCTTCTATAAGGTACGTCAAAACAGGGATGCCGATTCGACATGGAAATTTTTCCTGCTTCTTTTCGTACCGGTACTTGCAGGCCTGGGCTGGATCATTTTCGACGGAGTCGTGCTCGGAAGAAAGTACAGGAAGTCCATATACGGAAGAAGAAAAATCGATGTGCGCTGGCCTGACATCCCTCTGGAAGGCCGTATAGGCGTCAGTTTCTTCATCTATAGAGGGGGATGGCGGTTCGGTGCCGACAATTCCGAGATGACCGTTATCGGAGCCACTTTCCTGAAATGGATTCTTGCCGGGGTAATCAAGGTCCAGGCAGATCCGGCAAAGCCGTCCAGGATAATCATGCATATAACCGGCAAGGATCCGATGTTTGAGAACGAAGTCGAAAGGGTCATGTATGAGCAGACTCTCGAAGTCGCCGGCAAGTCCATGAAACTGACGGCAGCCGATTTCGGAAAATGGACATCCCGGCATCACAGCAGCGTCGAGAACATGAGGGATCTCATGATGAATGATTCCATGGCCTGGCTCAAGAGCAGAAACATACTGGAGTCTCCTCACAAGGCTACTCCCCAGGGACGTCCTGAGAATCTCGGAGTGATTGCGCTGAAGAATTACCTTACTGATTTCGTAGAGGATGACAATCCCGAAATGCTCGACAGAAAGCGCTGGAATGAATATTTAATATTCGCCCAGCTGTTCGGTATCGCCGAGGATGTCGTGGCCAAGCTGCGGGAGATAGCTCCTGCCGAATTCGAGGAATATTGTAAGGAACTGGAAATGGACAGCGTGCTGTTCGCTACTATGATAAGCAACGTGCGAGGAATGTCCGCGAGGGCCTTCCTAACCCCTGATACCAGAAAGAACGCTGATCATCGCTTTTGCCACGGATGCAGACGCTCCTGA
- a CDS encoding lipid-A-disaccharide synthase: MKYYIIAGEASGDLHGSNLMKGLYAEDPQADIRFWGGGLMNEVYHAHQTGEGLVHDYNDGAVIGFSQVILHAGAYLRKLERCGKDILDFGPDVVILIDYPGFNFRVAEFAHKHGLKVFYYIAPKVWASRESRVKKLKAYVDKLFIVFPFEKEYFDRKGVDYIYKGNPLIDAIDNSPALNEDRATFLKNSGLEDKPVIAILAGSRKGEVGSMMPVCAEFADRMHAMPKYSDYRFVVAGAPSRTMADYQPFINGREAYMKVVFGQTYGILKNAEAAVINSGTASLEACLIKTPQVVAYAGADFNFNIGKQIIKVDCISLGNLILKRKAFRELMQYYFTPDNLVNEVRRLIEDEEYRQRMLEDYEEIRSDLGGSGASASVAKAMISVLSGIRG; the protein is encoded by the coding sequence ATGAAATACTACATAATCGCCGGAGAGGCCTCTGGAGACCTCCATGGATCCAACCTGATGAAAGGATTATACGCAGAAGACCCGCAGGCGGACATCCGCTTCTGGGGCGGCGGCCTCATGAACGAAGTCTATCATGCCCATCAGACCGGCGAAGGGCTGGTACATGACTACAACGACGGCGCCGTGATCGGCTTCAGCCAGGTCATCCTGCATGCCGGGGCATATCTGAGGAAGCTGGAGCGCTGCGGGAAGGATATTCTGGATTTCGGTCCGGACGTAGTGATCCTGATCGACTATCCCGGCTTCAATTTCCGCGTCGCCGAATTCGCCCACAAACACGGACTTAAGGTATTCTACTATATAGCGCCGAAAGTCTGGGCCTCACGCGAAAGCCGTGTGAAGAAGCTCAAGGCTTATGTCGACAAGCTTTTCATAGTCTTTCCTTTCGAGAAGGAGTATTTCGACAGGAAAGGAGTCGACTACATCTATAAGGGGAATCCTCTGATTGACGCCATCGACAACTCCCCTGCCCTTAACGAAGACAGGGCGACTTTCCTGAAGAATTCCGGGCTTGAAGACAAGCCTGTGATAGCTATCCTTGCAGGTTCCAGAAAAGGAGAAGTCGGCAGCATGATGCCCGTGTGCGCTGAATTCGCAGACAGGATGCATGCTATGCCGAAATATTCCGATTACCGGTTCGTGGTCGCTGGAGCCCCGTCCAGGACAATGGCAGACTACCAGCCATTCATTAATGGACGCGAGGCCTATATGAAAGTTGTTTTCGGGCAGACCTACGGGATATTGAAAAATGCGGAAGCTGCCGTAATCAATTCAGGCACGGCATCCCTGGAAGCATGTCTGATCAAGACACCGCAGGTCGTGGCCTATGCCGGCGCCGACTTCAACTTCAATATCGGAAAGCAGATAATAAAGGTCGACTGCATAAGCCTCGGCAACCTTATCCTCAAGAGAAAGGCATTCAGGGAACTGATGCAGTATTACTTCACCCCGGACAATCTGGTCAATGAAGTAAGACGTCTCATCGAAGACGAAGAATACCGCCAGAGAATGCTGGAAGATTATGAAGAGATAAGATCGGATCTGGGAGGATCAGGAGCGTCTGCATCCGTGGCAAAAGCGATGATCAGCGTTCTTTCTGGTATCAGGGGTTAG
- a CDS encoding 5'-nucleotidase /3'-nucleotidase /exopolyphosphatase produces MNILITNDDGYMSKGLRSLVSCMRQFGNISVIAPKKPQSGQSMAVSLGFRQIAYKEIESIDGVSWAYLDATPASCVKFGINFGMNRDGVRPDVVISGINHGSNACTAACYSGTLGAVQEATLNGIPGIGVSLDTYNPDADFTAVEAIFPEMFRKLMASPAPEYGVFYNINFPELPADHIKGIKVGHMGRGHWEREFRPWDAIRGGEAQAEPGEEVFVMVGDFTDEPENDGLSDHRLLAGGYITLTAHNIMTTDNSETLRLRSIGIEK; encoded by the coding sequence ATGAATATTCTTATCACCAACGACGACGGATACATGTCAAAAGGCCTGCGTTCGCTTGTCAGTTGCATGAGACAATTTGGCAATATTTCTGTCATAGCGCCCAAGAAACCTCAGTCCGGCCAGAGCATGGCAGTTTCTCTCGGCTTCAGGCAGATCGCATATAAAGAAATCGAAAGCATAGACGGAGTTTCATGGGCATATCTCGACGCCACTCCGGCAAGCTGCGTCAAATTCGGAATCAACTTCGGTATGAACCGCGACGGCGTCAGGCCCGACGTCGTCATCTCCGGCATCAACCACGGCTCCAACGCCTGCACCGCAGCCTGCTACTCAGGCACTCTCGGAGCAGTCCAGGAAGCCACTCTGAACGGCATCCCGGGAATCGGAGTCTCATTGGACACATACAACCCGGATGCGGATTTCACGGCCGTAGAAGCCATATTTCCCGAGATGTTCAGAAAGCTCATGGCCTCCCCCGCCCCCGAATACGGAGTATTCTACAACATAAACTTCCCGGAACTCCCGGCAGACCACATCAAAGGTATCAAGGTCGGCCACATGGGACGAGGACACTGGGAGCGCGAGTTCCGTCCATGGGACGCCATAAGAGGAGGAGAAGCCCAGGCAGAGCCGGGTGAAGAAGTGTTCGTGATGGTCGGAGACTTCACTGACGAGCCCGAAAACGACGGCCTGTCAGACCACAGGCTGCTCGCAGGCGGCTACATCACCCTGACCGCCCACAACATAATGACTACAGACAACTCTGAGACCCTGCGTCTCAGATCAATCGGAATAGAAAAATGA
- a CDS encoding glyceraldehyde 3-phosphate dehydrogenase — MVKLGINGFGRIGRMVFRAAVENFSKDIEVVGINDLLDPDYLAYMLKYDSVHGMFKGEVSVDNGALVVNGKKIRITAEKDPANLKWDEVGAEVVVESTGFFLTDELARTHIQAGAKKVIMSAPSKDSTPMFVYGVNDKTYAGQDIISNASCTTNCLAPITKVLNDKFGVVRGLMTTVHAATATQKTVDGPSKKDWRGGRGILENIIPSSTGAAKAVGKVLPELNGKLTGMSLRVPTSDVSFVDLTVELAKPTSYAEICAAMKEASEGELKGVLGYTADAVVSTDFRNDSHTSIFDEKAGIQLDPTFVKVCAWYDNEWGYSNKVLEMARVISK, encoded by the coding sequence ATGGTAAAACTTGGTATTAACGGATTTGGCCGTATCGGACGTATGGTATTCCGTGCTGCAGTCGAGAACTTCTCAAAGGATATCGAAGTTGTAGGTATCAACGACCTTCTCGATCCGGATTATCTCGCTTACATGCTTAAGTACGATTCAGTACACGGCATGTTCAAGGGTGAGGTTTCTGTAGACAATGGCGCTCTCGTAGTTAACGGCAAGAAGATCCGTATCACCGCTGAGAAGGATCCTGCAAACCTTAAGTGGGATGAGGTAGGTGCTGAGGTTGTTGTTGAGTCAACCGGTTTCTTCCTTACCGACGAGCTTGCACGTACCCACATCCAGGCTGGTGCAAAGAAGGTTATCATGTCTGCTCCTTCTAAGGACAGCACTCCAATGTTCGTATATGGTGTTAACGACAAGACCTACGCTGGTCAGGATATCATCTCTAACGCATCCTGCACAACCAACTGTCTTGCTCCTATCACCAAGGTTCTCAACGACAAGTTCGGCGTTGTACGTGGCCTCATGACTACCGTTCACGCTGCTACCGCTACCCAGAAGACCGTTGACGGCCCTTCAAAGAAGGACTGGAGAGGTGGTCGTGGTATCCTCGAGAACATCATCCCTTCTTCAACAGGTGCTGCTAAGGCTGTAGGTAAAGTTCTTCCTGAGCTTAACGGTAAGCTTACCGGTATGTCTCTCCGTGTTCCTACATCTGATGTTTCCTTCGTTGACCTTACCGTAGAGCTCGCTAAGCCTACTTCTTACGCTGAGATCTGCGCTGCAATGAAAGAGGCTTCTGAGGGTGAGCTCAAGGGTGTTCTCGGTTACACTGCTGATGCAGTCGTTTCTACCGACTTCCGCAACGACAGCCACACCTCTATCTTCGACGAGAAGGCAGGTATCCAGCTCGATCCTACTTTCGTAAAGGTATGCGCTTGGTACGACAACGAGTGGGGTTACTCTAACAAGGTGCTCGAGATGGCACGTGTTATCTCAAAGTAA
- a CDS encoding Rubrerythrin, translating into MELKGTRTEKNLQTAFAGESQAHTKYLYYASKAKKDGYVQIGKLFEETANNEKEHAKIWFKLLHDGAIPDTEANLEDAANGENFEWTDMYAEFAKVAKEEGLNEIAFLFEKVGAIEKTHEERYRKLLGNIKEGIVFSRDEDMIWECSNCGHIVVGKKAPELCPVCKHPKSYFLIHATNY; encoded by the coding sequence ATGGAACTTAAAGGCACAAGAACTGAGAAGAATCTCCAGACAGCATTCGCAGGGGAGTCACAGGCTCACACCAAATATCTCTATTATGCTTCTAAGGCCAAGAAGGACGGATATGTCCAGATTGGTAAACTCTTTGAGGAGACTGCCAATAATGAGAAGGAGCATGCCAAGATCTGGTTCAAGCTTCTGCATGATGGCGCTATTCCTGATACCGAGGCTAATCTCGAGGATGCAGCCAATGGCGAGAACTTCGAGTGGACTGACATGTATGCCGAGTTTGCCAAGGTGGCCAAGGAAGAGGGACTCAACGAGATCGCTTTCCTTTTCGAGAAGGTCGGCGCTATCGAGAAAACTCATGAGGAGCGTTACCGTAAGCTCCTGGGCAATATCAAGGAGGGTATCGTTTTCTCTCGCGATGAGGACATGATCTGGGAGTGCAGCAATTGCGGCCATATCGTTGTCGGCAAGAAGGCTCCTGAGCTTTGTCCTGTTTGCAAGCATCCGAAGTCTTACTTCCTGATCCATGCTACTAACTATTAA
- a CDS encoding CDP-diacylglycerol---serine O-phosphatidyltransferase has product MSIKKFIPNTITSMNLLSGIFGVIVTFSGRLDLAFLLMLAASVFDFCDGLAARALHSYSDIGKELDSLSDLVSFGVLPALMLYKLMSFQQSGWVIYLPLVLAVFSALRLAKFNVDERQHHSFIGLPTPASAIICGSLCCYIYCEQFTVMAEWAAGPFFIPAVAVVLSALMISEIPMFSMKANKDEKNPVLSFKRIAFFSIVAIIAIVVLVTKLHWSMIPLMSFATYVLMNVLFMLSPATASK; this is encoded by the coding sequence ATGAGTATCAAGAAATTCATACCTAACACTATCACCTCAATGAACCTCTTGTCAGGGATTTTTGGGGTGATTGTGACTTTCAGCGGAAGGCTGGACCTGGCCTTTCTGCTTATGCTTGCGGCTTCTGTCTTCGATTTCTGCGACGGGCTTGCGGCAAGGGCTCTCCATTCATATTCGGATATCGGCAAGGAGCTCGATTCCCTCTCCGACCTCGTAAGCTTCGGAGTCCTTCCGGCGCTCATGCTTTATAAGCTGATGTCTTTCCAGCAGTCCGGGTGGGTTATTTATCTGCCGCTCGTCCTGGCCGTATTCTCGGCCCTGAGACTGGCAAAGTTCAATGTAGACGAGCGCCAGCACCATAGTTTCATAGGTCTGCCGACACCTGCTTCAGCAATCATCTGCGGCTCTCTCTGCTGCTATATCTACTGCGAGCAGTTCACTGTCATGGCCGAATGGGCAGCGGGGCCTTTCTTTATCCCGGCAGTCGCCGTCGTCCTGAGCGCGCTGATGATTTCGGAGATTCCTATGTTTTCGATGAAGGCCAATAAGGACGAAAAGAATCCGGTTCTTTCTTTCAAGCGTATCGCTTTCTTTTCGATCGTAGCCATAATCGCAATTGTCGTACTGGTCACAAAGCTGCACTGGTCGATGATTCCTCTTATGTCCTTCGCGACCTACGTGCTCATGAACGTCCTGTTCATGCTCTCCCCTGCCACTGCATCCAAGTAG
- a CDS encoding Aminopeptidase C translates to MKFSTTLLSATAVLLSLSAAAQKTDAADLEFKVIKENPITSIKDQYRSGTCWCFSAISFLESEAIRINNIKDSTLYPDFSEMFVVSHSYQDRADKFIRLDGNLTFGAGSEGDDVLHIMNDYGLVPQSVQPGTEYGTELPVHNELDAAAAAYIKAIVKNPNRKLSTAWKRGFKGIMDAYLGECPETFEYNGKTYTPATYRDSYKLKADDYVTLTSFTHHPFYTRFAIEMCDNWRYDQAYNVPIDELMDVLYYALEHGYTATWGGDVSETGFTRDGVGLMLDANAATSGSDQERWVGKTEEDKEAKSASAPKEIKVTQESRQIDFDNKETTDDHGMHAYGIAQDQFGNKYVMVKNSWGKTGKYDGIWYLSDAFTRGKAIDIMVHKDAVPKALRKKLGIN, encoded by the coding sequence ATGAAATTTAGCACTACACTTCTCTCTGCGACAGCTGTTCTGCTGTCGCTCTCTGCAGCCGCCCAGAAAACAGATGCTGCGGATCTTGAGTTTAAAGTAATTAAGGAAAACCCGATAACATCTATTAAGGACCAGTACCGTTCAGGCACCTGCTGGTGCTTCTCCGCCATCTCTTTCCTCGAGTCCGAAGCAATCCGAATCAACAACATCAAAGATTCTACTCTTTATCCGGATTTCTCCGAGATGTTCGTGGTAAGTCATTCATACCAGGACAGAGCTGACAAGTTTATCCGTCTTGACGGCAATCTGACTTTCGGAGCAGGCAGCGAGGGTGACGATGTGCTCCATATCATGAATGATTACGGTCTCGTTCCTCAGTCCGTGCAGCCTGGCACTGAGTATGGCACCGAGCTTCCGGTCCACAACGAGCTTGACGCTGCAGCAGCGGCTTATATCAAGGCTATCGTCAAGAATCCTAACAGAAAGCTTTCCACAGCATGGAAAAGAGGATTCAAGGGTATCATGGATGCATATCTCGGCGAGTGCCCGGAGACTTTTGAATATAACGGAAAGACTTATACTCCAGCGACATACAGGGATTCGTACAAGCTCAAAGCTGACGATTATGTAACCCTGACTTCTTTCACTCACCATCCATTCTACACCAGATTCGCCATTGAAATGTGCGACAACTGGAGATACGACCAGGCATACAATGTTCCTATCGACGAGTTGATGGATGTTCTCTATTATGCTCTTGAGCATGGATATACCGCAACATGGGGCGGAGATGTCAGCGAGACCGGATTCACCCGCGACGGTGTCGGACTCATGCTTGACGCCAATGCTGCCACTTCTGGTTCTGACCAGGAGAGATGGGTAGGCAAGACCGAAGAGGACAAGGAAGCAAAAAGCGCTTCTGCTCCTAAGGAAATCAAGGTTACCCAGGAAAGCCGCCAGATCGACTTCGACAATAAGGAGACAACTGACGACCATGGTATGCATGCTTACGGTATCGCTCAGGATCAGTTCGGCAATAAATACGTAATGGTCAAGAATTCCTGGGGCAAGACCGGCAAGTATGATGGTATATGGTACTTGTCTGACGCTTTCACCAGAGGCAAGGCAATCGATATCATGGTCCATAAGGACGCTGTGCCTAAGGCCCTCAGGAAGAAACTCGGTATCAACTAG